Within Amycolatopsis sp. cg5, the genomic segment CGTGACATTCTCGGGCTCTGGGCCGGTGACGGTGGTGAGGGCGCGAAGTACTGGCTGCATGTGCTCACCGAGCTCAAGAACCGGGGCGTGGCCGATGTGCTCATGGTCGTCTGCGACGGGCTGACCGGACTGCCGGACGCGATCACCACGGTCTGGCCGCAAACGATCACCCAGACCTGCGTGGTTCACCTGCTGCGTAACAGTTTCCGCTACGCCGGCCGCCAGCACTGGGACGCGATCGCCAAAGCGCTCAAACCGGTCTACACCGCCCCGACCGAGGCCGCCGCCCGGGAGCGCTTCGGCGAGTTCGCCGATGCCTGGGGCGCTCGCTATCCGGCGATCGTACGGTTGTGGGACAACGCCTGGGCCGAGTTCGTGCCGTTCCTGGCGTTCGACCCGGAGATCCGGCGGGTGATCTGCTCGACCAACGCCATCGAGAGCGTCAACGCCCGCATTCGCCGCGCGGTGAAGGCCCGCGGACACTTCCCGAACGAGCAGGCCGCACTCAAATGCGTCTACATGGCCATCATGAGCCTCGACCCGACCGGCACCGGTCGCAAACGCTGGACGATGCGGTGGAAACCCGCGCTGAACGCCTTCGAGATCGCCTTCGACGGCCGCCTGGCCGCCGGACGCAAGTAAACCCCTTCAACCCGAGTTACACCGTTCGTTTGACAGACCCGGCGGGTCAGGCGCCTGGTCATGATAGTGATCATGGAGAGGTTGATGAAGGCTTCGGAGTGTTCGGGTAGGCGTTCGTAGTCGCGGACGTTGCGTCTGGCTTGGGTGATCCAGGAGAAGGTGCGTTCGACGACCCAGCGTCTGGGCAGGAGAACGAATGTTTTCTGGCCGACGATTTTCTTGACGATGTCGAGTGTCATGCCCAAGGTCTTTTTGGTCCACTGGACAAGGTCTTTGCTGGTGTAGCCGCCGTCGGCCCACACCCAGGTGACGCCACGCTGGAGGGCGTGCAGCGCGGGCAGCAGCAGCCGGGCCGCGGAGCGGTCTTGCAGGTTGGCGGCGGTGACCAGCACCACCAGTAGTAGGCCTTGGGTGTCGGTGGCGATGTGGCGTTTGCGGCCGTCGATCTTCTTCCCGCCGTCATAGCCGCGAGAAGGTTTGCCGACGGTTTCGGCGGCTTTGACCGATTGAGAGTCGATCACCGCCGCCGACGGTGCCGGGTTCCTGTTCGCGCGCAGCCGGATC encodes:
- a CDS encoding IS256 family transposase, producing the protein MSGVENAEDSKPEAGLGGLDEQLVAQLLNSAKASGLKLTGEGGVLQQLTKRLLESALEGEITDHLGYDKHDPAGRGTGNSRNGTRSKTVLTDVGPVEIDVPRDRDASFEPKIVAKRQKRLGGVDEMVISLAAKGLTTGEISAHLAEVYGAEVSRQTISTITDKVIEGMVEWQNRPLDPVYPVIFIDAIHVKIRDGQVSNRPIYVALAVTCEGRRDILGLWAGDGGEGAKYWLHVLTELKNRGVADVLMVVCDGLTGLPDAITTVWPQTITQTCVVHLLRNSFRYAGRQHWDAIAKALKPVYTAPTEAAARERFGEFADAWGARYPAIVRLWDNAWAEFVPFLAFDPEIRRVICSTNAIESVNARIRRAVKARGHFPNEQAALKCVYMAIMSLDPTGTGRKRWTMRWKPALNAFEIAFDGRLAAGRK